In a single window of the Flavobacterium sp. W4I14 genome:
- a CDS encoding carbonic anhydrase (product_source=KO:K01673; cath_funfam=3.40.1050.10; cog=COG0288; ko=KO:K01673; pfam=PF00484; smart=SM00947; superfamily=53056) has translation MCAKTIDTKDITYDSLLQGNKDWVKDTIDSDPAFFDKLSEGQSPPVLWIGCSDSRVPANQITNTRPGDIFVHRNIANVVVHTDMNLLSVLDYSINVLKVKHVIVCGHYGCGGVKAALGNKQVGIIDNWLRNIRDVYRTHEREMATIKDPDQRFDRLVELNAIEGAANVTNTSIVQSAWANGQELAVHAWVYSLKTGIIKDLKVTCTCLDDVAPAFKVG, from the coding sequence ATGTGCGCAAAAACAATAGATACGAAGGATATAACATACGATAGCCTGTTACAAGGCAATAAGGACTGGGTTAAAGATACAATTGATAGTGATCCTGCCTTTTTTGATAAACTGTCTGAAGGTCAGAGCCCACCAGTATTGTGGATTGGTTGTTCTGACAGCCGTGTGCCTGCAAACCAGATCACGAACACCAGACCAGGCGATATTTTTGTACACAGAAATATTGCCAATGTGGTAGTGCATACGGATATGAATTTACTTTCAGTACTGGATTATTCTATTAATGTATTAAAGGTTAAACATGTAATTGTTTGTGGCCATTATGGCTGCGGTGGCGTGAAAGCTGCATTAGGCAATAAACAGGTTGGAATTATTGATAACTGGTTGAGAAATATCCGCGATGTATACCGTACGCACGAACGTGAAATGGCGACAATCAAAGATCCCGATCAGCGTTTTGACCGCTTAGTTGAATTAAATGCCATTGAGGGCGCAGCAAATGTAACCAATACATCAATTGTACAAAGCGCCTGGGCCAATGGTCAGGAGTTAGCAGTACATGCATGGGTTTATAGTTTAAAAACAGGAATCATCAAAGATCTAAAAGTAACCTGTACTTGTCTTGATGATGTTGCCCCTGCGTTTAAAGTAGGATAA